One Canis aureus isolate CA01 chromosome 35, VMU_Caureus_v.1.0, whole genome shotgun sequence genomic region harbors:
- the COX17 gene encoding cytochrome c oxidase copper chaperone has product MPGLAAASPAPSDSQEKKPLKPCCACPETKKARDACIIEKGEEHCGHLIEAHKECMRALGFKI; this is encoded by the exons ATGCCGGGCCTGGCGGCCGCAAGCCCTGCCCCATCTGACTCACAGGAGAAGAAGCCGCTGAAGCCCTGCTGCGCCTGCCCGGAGACCAAGAAGGCGCGCGATGCGTG CATCATTGAGAAAGGAGAGGAGCACTGTGGACACCTAATTGAGGCCCACAAGGAGTGCATGAGAGCCCTGGGATTTAAGATATGA